The Vulpes lagopus strain Blue_001 chromosome 6, ASM1834538v1, whole genome shotgun sequence genome has a segment encoding these proteins:
- the THAP6 gene encoding THAP domain-containing protein 6 isoform X3 — protein MKRLDVNAAGIWEPKKGDVLCSRHFKKTDFDRSTPNIKLKPGVIPSIFDPPSHLQGKREKLHCRKNFTLKTLPVTHHNHQFVGLSSCPEEFQSQFIFEHSYSVMDSPKKLKHKLDHVISELEDTKKSLRNVLDREKRFQKSLRKTIRELKDECLISQETANRLEAFCWECCQESIKRDYIS, from the exons ATGAAAAGACTTGATGTGAATGCTGCAGGCATTTGGGAGCCTAAAAAAGGAGATGTGTTGTGTTCAAGGCATTTTAAGAAGACAGATTTTGATAGAAGTACTCCAAATATTAAACTGAAACCTGGAGTCATACCTTCTATCTTTGACCCCCCATCTCACTTGCAG gggaaaagagaaaaacttcatTGTAGAAAAAACTTCACCCTCAAAACGCTTCCAGTCACACACCACAATCACCAGTTTGTTGGTCTTTCCTCATGTCCTGAAGAATTCCAATCCCAGTTCattttt GAACATAGCTACAGTGTAATGGACAGTCCAAAGAAACTTAAGCATAAATTAGATCATGTGATCAGCGAGCTAGAGGATACCAAGAAAAGTCTGCGGAATGTTTTAGACCGAGAAAAACGTTTCCAAAAATCATTGAGGAAGACAATCAGGGAATTAAAAGATGAATGTCTCATCAGCCAAGAAACAGCAAATAGACTGGAAGCTTTCTGTTGGGAGTGTTGTCAGGAAAGCATAAAAAGAGACtatatttcatga
- the THAP6 gene encoding THAP domain-containing protein 6 isoform X2 — MVKCCSAIGCASRCLPNSKLKGLTFHVGKEKNFIVEKTSPSKRFQSHTTITSLLVFPHVLKNSNPSSFLVVLNRRIESGSPGFAPGFKKQAFSLSPLNTVLTEHSYSVMDSPKKLKHKLDHVISELEDTKKSLRNVLDREKRFQKSLRKTIRELKDECLISQETANRLEAFCWECCQESIKRDYIS, encoded by the exons ATGGTGAAATGTTGCTCGGCCATTGGATGCGCTTCCCGCTGCTTGCCAAATTCCAAGTTAAAAGGACTGACATTTCACGT gggaaaagagaaaaacttcatTGTAGAAAAAACTTCACCCTCAAAACGCTTCCAGTCACACACCACAATCACCAGTTTGTTGGTCTTTCCTCATGTCCTGAAGAATTCCAATCCCAGTTCattttt GGTTGTGCTGAATAGAAGAATTGAGAGCGGATCTCCTGGCTTTGCTCCTGGTTTTAAGAAGCaggcattcagtctttcaccactaAATACAGTGTtaact GAACATAGCTACAGTGTAATGGACAGTCCAAAGAAACTTAAGCATAAATTAGATCATGTGATCAGCGAGCTAGAGGATACCAAGAAAAGTCTGCGGAATGTTTTAGACCGAGAAAAACGTTTCCAAAAATCATTGAGGAAGACAATCAGGGAATTAAAAGATGAATGTCTCATCAGCCAAGAAACAGCAAATAGACTGGAAGCTTTCTGTTGGGAGTGTTGTCAGGAAAGCATAAAAAGAGACtatatttcatga
- the THAP6 gene encoding THAP domain-containing protein 6 isoform X1, producing MVKCCSAIGCASRCLPNSKLKGLTFHVFPTDENVKRKWVLAMKRLDVNAAGIWEPKKGDVLCSRHFKKTDFDRSTPNIKLKPGVIPSIFDPPSHLQGKREKLHCRKNFTLKTLPVTHHNHQFVGLSSCPEEFQSQFIFEHSYSVMDSPKKLKHKLDHVISELEDTKKSLRNVLDREKRFQKSLRKTIRELKDECLISQETANRLEAFCWECCQESIKRDYIS from the exons ATGGTGAAATGTTGCTCGGCCATTGGATGCGCTTCCCGCTGCTTGCCAAATTCCAAGTTAAAAGGACTGACATTTCACGT ATTCCCCACAGATGAAAACGTCAAAAGAAAATGGGTGTTAGCAATGAAAAGACTTGATGTGAATGCTGCAGGCATTTGGGAGCCTAAAAAAGGAGATGTGTTGTGTTCAAGGCATTTTAAGAAGACAGATTTTGATAGAAGTACTCCAAATATTAAACTGAAACCTGGAGTCATACCTTCTATCTTTGACCCCCCATCTCACTTGCAG gggaaaagagaaaaacttcatTGTAGAAAAAACTTCACCCTCAAAACGCTTCCAGTCACACACCACAATCACCAGTTTGTTGGTCTTTCCTCATGTCCTGAAGAATTCCAATCCCAGTTCattttt GAACATAGCTACAGTGTAATGGACAGTCCAAAGAAACTTAAGCATAAATTAGATCATGTGATCAGCGAGCTAGAGGATACCAAGAAAAGTCTGCGGAATGTTTTAGACCGAGAAAAACGTTTCCAAAAATCATTGAGGAAGACAATCAGGGAATTAAAAGATGAATGTCTCATCAGCCAAGAAACAGCAAATAGACTGGAAGCTTTCTGTTGGGAGTGTTGTCAGGAAAGCATAAAAAGAGACtatatttcatga